In a genomic window of Occallatibacter riparius:
- a CDS encoding DUF2062 domain-containing protein has product MKPTAYTFESMKKRAAAWLLEGISPQRLALTLALGFVLGCIPLVGVPTGLCVVLAVVFRLNLPAIQAANYAAMPFQLALIVPFARLGGKLAPATHAALDFSALAQSPMQLMHASSSVAAQLGVMAGQALLAWLLLAIPVVGLLTLTLTQVLRRVPAVAEAKARGLLS; this is encoded by the coding sequence ATGAAGCCCACGGCATACACCTTCGAAAGCATGAAGAAGAGGGCGGCGGCGTGGCTGCTGGAGGGCATCTCGCCCCAGCGGCTGGCGCTGACGCTCGCTCTCGGGTTTGTGCTGGGGTGCATTCCGCTGGTGGGAGTGCCGACGGGGCTCTGCGTGGTACTGGCGGTCGTGTTCCGGCTCAATCTGCCGGCGATTCAGGCGGCCAACTATGCGGCGATGCCGTTCCAGTTGGCGCTGATTGTTCCGTTCGCGCGGCTGGGCGGGAAACTGGCGCCGGCGACGCATGCTGCGCTTGATTTCTCGGCGCTGGCGCAGTCTCCGATGCAATTGATGCATGCTTCAAGCAGTGTGGCTGCGCAACTGGGTGTGATGGCGGGGCAGGCGCTGCTGGCGTGGCTGCTGCTGGCGATCCCGGTGGTGGGGCTGCTGACCCTGACGCTGACGCAGGTGCTAAGGCGGGTTCCGGCGGTTGCGGAAGCTAAGGCGCGAGGATTACTTTCCTAG
- a CDS encoding AsmA-like C-terminal region-containing protein, whose product MARAALARWSEDTPPDPESPQKPIPARRRPRWLLIAGWVALACVMVGIWFVGQNWPYRYRKMKPLLEDVLGCQITITRYHRTYFPNPGFIATGLTLKRKSAPHQPPIGTVQTFVVQGRWIDLLMLRRRVELVDITGFHLVLPPPGSKAAQEDFPAGSTADFTGPDTPIERMEIHASLLDVLRENGARFSFPIRQLHIENMQKGRAMKYAVDMDNAIPHGQIRASGYFGPLSAGSPGETLVSGKFEVERFRLQDVGKIRGTLSGSGSFSGRLDAIRAAADTDTPDFAVDDGTPSSVTGRIDCTVNGLNGDVVYHRMEARTGDTAVMATGSTQGVGGKTTELELAVTGGRAQDLLRPFLHKAPPIVGLVDLHAHASLAPSKEGDFFHRLRVNGGFDVPREKVTDGATERNLSAFSQRARGGKAPDPDKDKTTPIADAISSVRGPATIRDAVVTTHGLTFEVPGAQARLDGTFNLHTSAVRLTGTVATKADIAKDATGWKSILLKPLAPFFRKKQAGAVIPIAVTGTPGNYKVTENLMHSK is encoded by the coding sequence ATGGCTCGGGCGGCATTGGCACGATGGTCGGAAGATACTCCACCTGATCCCGAGTCGCCGCAAAAGCCAATTCCCGCTCGACGCCGGCCGCGGTGGCTGCTGATCGCGGGCTGGGTGGCGCTGGCGTGCGTGATGGTCGGCATTTGGTTCGTCGGGCAGAACTGGCCGTACCGGTATCGGAAGATGAAGCCGCTGCTCGAGGACGTTCTGGGTTGCCAGATCACAATCACGCGCTACCATCGGACCTATTTTCCCAATCCAGGGTTCATTGCCACCGGGCTCACGCTGAAGCGCAAGTCGGCTCCGCATCAGCCGCCAATTGGGACGGTGCAGACGTTCGTCGTGCAGGGCCGCTGGATCGATCTACTGATGCTGCGCCGGCGCGTCGAGCTGGTTGATATAACCGGTTTCCATTTGGTTCTGCCGCCGCCGGGAAGCAAGGCAGCGCAGGAAGATTTTCCCGCCGGGAGCACGGCAGACTTTACCGGTCCTGACACTCCCATAGAGCGGATGGAGATCCATGCTTCGTTGCTGGATGTGTTGCGTGAGAACGGGGCACGGTTCAGCTTCCCGATCCGGCAGTTGCATATCGAGAACATGCAGAAGGGGCGAGCCATGAAGTACGCGGTGGACATGGACAATGCCATTCCGCATGGGCAGATCAGGGCGTCGGGATACTTTGGCCCGCTCAGCGCGGGAAGTCCCGGTGAGACGCTGGTTTCAGGCAAGTTTGAGGTAGAGCGATTCAGGCTGCAAGATGTGGGCAAGATTCGCGGAACGCTGAGCGGATCGGGCAGCTTCAGCGGGCGATTGGATGCGATTCGGGCGGCGGCCGACACCGATACGCCCGATTTTGCCGTGGACGACGGAACTCCTTCGTCAGTGACCGGGCGGATCGACTGCACTGTGAACGGGCTTAATGGCGACGTGGTGTATCACCGTATGGAGGCGCGCACGGGCGATACGGCGGTGATGGCAACGGGCAGCACACAAGGTGTGGGCGGTAAGACGACAGAGCTGGAGTTGGCGGTGACCGGGGGGCGTGCGCAGGATCTTCTGCGGCCGTTTCTACACAAGGCGCCTCCGATAGTTGGGCTGGTCGATCTGCATGCGCACGCGTCCCTTGCGCCGTCGAAGGAGGGAGACTTCTTTCATCGGCTGCGCGTGAATGGCGGGTTCGACGTGCCACGAGAGAAGGTGACGGACGGCGCGACGGAGCGCAATCTCTCGGCGTTCAGCCAGCGGGCGCGGGGTGGGAAAGCTCCCGATCCTGACAAGGATAAGACGACGCCGATAGCCGACGCGATCTCGTCGGTGCGCGGGCCGGCTACTATCCGGGACGCGGTGGTGACGACCCACGGGCTGACTTTTGAGGTGCCAGGCGCGCAGGCGCGGCTGGACGGGACGTTCAACCTGCATACCAGCGCGGTGCGCCTTACGGGCACAGTGGCGACGAAGGCGGATATCGCGAAGGACGCGACGGGGTGGAAGTCGATTCTGCTGAAGCCGCTGGCGCCGTTCTTCCGGAAGAAGCAGGCGGGGGCGGTGATCCCGATTGCGGTGACGGGAACACCGGGAAACTACAAGGTGACTGAGAACCTCATGCACTCGAAGTAG
- a CDS encoding zinc ribbon domain-containing protein, with product MSNYLFFCLDCQEEFAQHMNMSEYEKGGLTCPKCGGKRVTQHVEAFSAVTSRKS from the coding sequence ATGTCCAACTACCTCTTCTTCTGTCTGGACTGCCAGGAAGAATTCGCCCAGCACATGAACATGTCGGAGTACGAGAAGGGCGGCCTGACCTGTCCCAAGTGCGGCGGCAAACGGGTGACGCAGCACGTCGAAGCATTCTCCGCCGTCACCTCCCGCAAAAGCTGA
- a CDS encoding PQ-loop domain-containing transporter, with protein MKQFVAVIFGLGLLCNALLFVPQVIAVWRKKSDEGISLITFGGFSVLQAIGIVHGVYQRDLSLILGMAASLLSCGTVTLLTVFYRTRRIRSARYNS; from the coding sequence ATGAAGCAGTTTGTCGCCGTCATCTTCGGCCTGGGATTGCTCTGCAATGCCCTGCTCTTCGTGCCTCAGGTCATCGCTGTCTGGCGCAAGAAGAGCGACGAAGGCATCTCGCTCATCACCTTTGGCGGCTTCAGCGTGCTCCAGGCCATCGGCATCGTCCACGGCGTCTACCAGCGCGACCTCTCCCTGATCCTCGGCATGGCCGCCAGCCTCCTGAGTTGCGGAACCGTAACCCTGCTGACGGTCTTCTACCGCACCCGCCGCATCCGCTCCGCTCGATACAACAGCTAA
- a CDS encoding DUF2711 family protein: MQFEQFVYPNQELPLLDAYDRHFEAVYVLLHPFVCVPDEMAWKVTRQYPTEDQILSAGAKCNWSHVAAKLGVSNCARLNQALLTATGSLVDYLCDFPARDALQRFLQAEPIWMPGQGAFEPLLQSDFLAAFEDLVYEELIFVPEFPRADPVERLRIDDLRARSVPFPGCGSLVAPDASFLFTVDWDSFFTLFYGPRALIQNFAGARKLEGFFAAPTTEHSWFNYTMGCATVTVSPEDWYQNG, translated from the coding sequence GTGCAATTTGAACAGTTTGTCTATCCGAACCAGGAACTTCCGCTTCTGGATGCCTATGACCGGCACTTTGAAGCGGTCTACGTGCTGCTGCATCCGTTTGTCTGCGTTCCCGACGAGATGGCCTGGAAGGTCACCCGGCAATACCCAACCGAAGATCAGATCCTGTCGGCAGGGGCGAAATGCAACTGGTCGCATGTCGCCGCAAAACTTGGCGTCTCCAATTGCGCCAGACTGAACCAGGCGTTGCTCACCGCAACTGGATCGCTGGTTGACTATTTGTGTGACTTTCCAGCGCGCGATGCGTTGCAACGGTTTCTGCAAGCCGAGCCGATCTGGATGCCCGGGCAGGGCGCCTTCGAGCCGCTGCTCCAGTCAGATTTTCTCGCGGCATTCGAGGACCTCGTCTATGAGGAGCTGATCTTCGTGCCTGAGTTTCCGCGGGCTGATCCTGTCGAGCGGTTGCGAATTGACGATCTTCGAGCCCGATCCGTTCCATTCCCGGGGTGCGGAAGTCTGGTCGCGCCCGATGCGTCTTTTCTCTTCACTGTGGACTGGGACAGCTTCTTCACGCTCTTCTACGGGCCGCGCGCCTTGATCCAGAACTTCGCCGGCGCTCGCAAGCTGGAGGGCTTCTTTGCCGCGCCCACAACCGAGCACAGCTGGTTCAACTACACGATGGGCTGCGCGACGGTGACGGTGTCGCCCGAGGACTGGTACCAGAACGGGTGA
- a CDS encoding purine-nucleoside phosphorylase: MSSYFDRVGEAAAFVRARLNGLKPRVGIVLGSGLGAAAEAVRDAVVVPYGEIPNFPQSTVVGHSGRLVAGELGGVPVVVMQGRVHYYEGYTPAEVTFPMRVLGALGIRAVVLTNAAGGIAEGLEIGQLVALSDHINFMGWNPLTGPNEPRFACIPAAGLRFFDMTEAYSNELRGLAKQAAAEEGFAMAEGVYLATPGPSFETPAEIRAFRTLGATLVGMSTVPETIVARHMGIEVLGISCVTNLAAGLGATQLSHDEVFEAGRKVEQRLARLLERLTPRIAERVAE, from the coding sequence ATGAGCTCTTATTTTGATCGGGTGGGTGAGGCGGCGGCGTTTGTGCGTGCGCGGCTGAATGGGCTGAAGCCGCGTGTTGGCATCGTTCTGGGATCGGGATTGGGGGCGGCGGCAGAGGCTGTGCGCGATGCGGTGGTGGTGCCGTATGGGGAGATTCCTAACTTTCCGCAGTCAACGGTGGTAGGGCATTCGGGGCGGCTGGTGGCGGGCGAACTGGGGGGCGTGCCCGTTGTTGTCATGCAGGGCCGCGTGCATTATTACGAGGGCTATACGCCTGCCGAGGTCACATTTCCGATGCGCGTGCTGGGTGCGCTCGGGATTCGCGCGGTGGTGCTGACGAACGCAGCAGGCGGGATCGCCGAGGGGTTGGAGATCGGGCAGCTGGTCGCGCTGAGCGATCACATCAACTTCATGGGTTGGAATCCGCTGACGGGTCCGAATGAGCCACGGTTTGCGTGTATTCCTGCGGCGGGGCTGCGGTTCTTCGATATGACTGAGGCCTACTCGAATGAGCTGCGCGGACTGGCGAAACAGGCGGCCGCCGAAGAGGGATTCGCGATGGCGGAGGGCGTGTATCTGGCGACACCGGGGCCGAGTTTTGAGACGCCGGCGGAGATCAGAGCTTTCCGGACGCTGGGGGCGACGCTGGTGGGGATGTCGACGGTGCCGGAGACGATTGTGGCCCGGCATATGGGGATTGAGGTCCTGGGCATTTCGTGCGTGACGAACCTGGCCGCGGGTCTGGGGGCGACGCAGTTGAGTCACGATGAAGTGTTCGAGGCGGGGCGCAAGGTGGAGCAGCGGTTGGCGCGGTTGCTGGAGAGGCTGACGCCGCGCATTGCGGAGCGGGTGGCGGAGTGA
- the udk gene encoding uridine kinase, with translation MSVVIAVAGCSGSGKTTLAEELARVLGGIHFPLDNYYRDLSHLDPAERVRINFDDPATIESSLLAEHVAALARGEAIERPLYDFATHTRVHGRTETVEPAPFVIVEGIFALCYAELLPIYNLRVYVDAPDGLCYERRLKRDVTDRGRTPESVREQYETTVRPSAMEWVTPSSANADLVIDGTLELDWKVEMVVEQLKGREQAGTKGQRT, from the coding sequence GTGAGCGTCGTCATCGCGGTGGCGGGGTGTTCGGGATCGGGCAAGACTACGCTTGCGGAGGAATTGGCTCGCGTTCTCGGGGGCATTCATTTCCCGCTCGACAACTACTATCGCGATTTGTCGCACCTCGATCCGGCGGAGCGCGTGCGGATCAACTTCGACGATCCGGCGACGATTGAGAGCTCGCTGCTGGCGGAGCACGTGGCGGCGCTGGCGCGCGGGGAGGCCATTGAGCGGCCGCTCTACGACTTCGCTACGCACACGCGAGTACATGGGAGAACCGAGACGGTGGAGCCTGCCCCGTTCGTCATCGTCGAGGGCATCTTTGCGTTGTGCTACGCGGAGCTTTTGCCGATTTACAACCTGCGGGTGTACGTCGATGCGCCGGACGGGCTGTGCTACGAGCGGCGTCTGAAGCGAGATGTGACGGATCGCGGGCGCACGCCGGAGTCGGTGCGGGAGCAGTACGAGACGACGGTGCGGCCTTCGGCTATGGAGTGGGTGACACCTTCGAGTGCCAATGCCGATCTGGTCATCGACGGTACGCTCGAACTGGATTGGAAGGTGGAGATGGTGGTGGAACAGTTGAAAGGCAGGGAACAGGCAGGGACAAAGGGACAGAGGACATAG
- a CDS encoding DUF2277 domain-containing protein, with protein sequence MCRNIKILFHFDPPVTDEEVRAASLQFVRKISGFNKPSKANEAAFAAAVEEIAAASSRLLTTLESSGPLRNREEEAAKAKARSAERFAR encoded by the coding sequence ATGTGCCGCAATATCAAGATCCTGTTTCACTTCGATCCGCCGGTCACCGATGAGGAAGTCCGCGCGGCTTCGCTGCAATTCGTCCGCAAGATCAGCGGTTTTAATAAACCCTCAAAGGCCAATGAAGCGGCATTCGCGGCCGCGGTGGAAGAGATCGCTGCGGCATCCTCACGGCTGCTGACCACGCTCGAAAGCAGCGGCCCCCTTCGCAATCGCGAAGAAGAAGCCGCCAAGGCGAAGGCCCGCAGCGCGGAGCGGTTTGCGCGATAA